The following are from one region of the Orenia metallireducens genome:
- a CDS encoding DUF4178 domain-containing protein: MGFFDLFKSKPKKKNKVEARNPLNLQIGDIVEYDLAEYKVIGKLSYEEGGYLWYDYHLFDGQEHLWLGAEDDDELEIGLYKKLDVNHQLYTQLQNEILKKLTYEGKEYTLIEDGKANIRAEGRVGAKTGQRVQYWDYEASDGSEVSVERWGNELEISIGQEIKEHLLEYYPGERSE; this comes from the coding sequence ATGGGCTTTTTTGATCTTTTTAAATCTAAACCAAAGAAGAAAAATAAGGTTGAAGCTAGAAATCCACTGAATTTGCAGATAGGAGATATTGTAGAATACGATTTAGCAGAATATAAAGTAATAGGGAAGTTAAGTTATGAAGAAGGTGGATATCTATGGTATGATTATCATCTCTTTGATGGACAAGAGCATCTATGGTTAGGTGCTGAAGATGATGATGAGTTAGAGATAGGTCTGTATAAGAAGTTGGATGTAAACCATCAGCTGTATACCCAGCTACAGAATGAAATTCTGAAAAAGTTGACTTATGAAGGCAAAGAATATACTCTAATTGAGGATGGTAAAGCCAATATTAGAGCAGAAGGAAGGGTAGGAGCTAAGACTGGTCAAAGAGTTCAGTATTGGGACTATGAAGCCAGTGATGGAAGTGAAGTCTCTGTAGAGAGGTGGGGTAATGAGCTAGAGATTAGTATAGGACAAGAGATTAAAGAGCATTTATTAGAGTATTATCCAGGAGAGAGAAGTGAATAG
- a CDS encoding PspA/IM30 family protein — translation MGIFDRIKTVMSGKANEAIDKWEDKNIEVVVKEEIRKMKDEYRQAKVAVNKSITLVKEVEAKRDEAKEEMEHWNDRAKQALEANKEDLARKALEKKQAAEKKYNKYKEQAEARRRTADLHKRKLEELKKKIEEAEDQQDELIAEAKNAKATTEINETLSGLGKYSAADDLDRLASKVDKMKARAEASNELYDELEKDDLEAEFEKLNDNDSVDDELAKLKAEMDKEDSNK, via the coding sequence ATGGGAATCTTTGATCGTATTAAGACTGTAATGAGTGGCAAGGCTAATGAAGCTATTGATAAGTGGGAAGATAAGAATATTGAAGTTGTTGTTAAAGAGGAAATTCGTAAGATGAAAGATGAGTATCGTCAAGCAAAAGTAGCTGTTAATAAATCGATCACTTTAGTAAAAGAGGTAGAAGCTAAAAGGGATGAAGCCAAAGAAGAGATGGAACACTGGAATGACCGAGCTAAACAAGCTTTAGAAGCTAATAAAGAGGATTTAGCACGTAAGGCTTTAGAGAAGAAGCAGGCAGCTGAAAAGAAATATAATAAGTATAAAGAGCAAGCAGAAGCTAGAAGAAGGACTGCTGATTTACATAAGAGAAAGCTTGAAGAGTTGAAGAAGAAGATTGAAGAAGCAGAGGATCAACAGGATGAATTGATTGCTGAAGCTAAGAATGCCAAGGCTACTACAGAAATCAATGAGACTTTAAGTGGTCTAGGAAAATATTCAGCTGCCGATGATTTAGATAGGTTAGCATCTAAGGTTGATAAGATGAAGGCGAGAGCAGAAGCAAGTAATGAATTATATGATGAATTAGAGAAGGATGATTTGGAAGCTGAGTTTGAAAAATTAAATGATAATGATTCAGTAGATGATGAGTTAGCTAAGTTAAAAGCTGAAATGGATAAGGAAGATAGCAATAAATAG